Below is a genomic region from Microbacterium esteraromaticum.
CCTGGATGCCGTGCCGCTGCAGCAGCGGACGCAGCCTGGCGGCATCGGCGGGATGCATCGGTCCGGCGTTCGTCCACGCGACGTTCGGCAGGTGGGCGAAGATGCCGTCGAGGTTGAGCTCGTTCGGGCGCACCACCAGGCGCGACAGGGCGTGCAGACGCAGATACGCGTCTGCAGTCGATGCGACCGGCGCGTCGAGGTCGATGCTGAGCTGCACGAACGCGATCGTCACACCGCGGCGCTCGTCCTCGTCGGCGAAGGCTCCCCACGTGGCGGCCGCGGCCGCGGCGTCGTCCGCCTCCTGGGTGCCGAGCCCGAGCTCGGGGTACCAGGCATCGAGGACGGTGCCGTCCGATGCGATCGTGCTCAGGCCGATGCCCCATACCGTACGTGCAGTGCTCATGCCTCTACCGTACGGGCCGCGACACCCGGCACGGGAAGATGTGACGACGTGGCTAGGCTGGGGGCATGGCGCTCGACCTGACCGCATCCTCACTCGACCTCACTCGCATCATCTGCGACATCCCCAGCGTCTCGGGCGGTGAGGCGCTGCTGGCCGACGAGATCGAGGCCGCGGTGCGCGCGTATCCGCACCTGCAGGTGGTGCGGCACGGCAACACGGTCGTCGCCCGCACGGATCTCGGCAGGGCCCAGCGCGTCGTGATCGCCGGTCACATCGACACGGTGCCGATCAATGCGAACGTGCCCACCCGCGACGTCGAGATAGACGGGGTGCCGCACCTGTGGGGCCGCGGCACCGTCGACATGAAGGCCGGCGTCGCCGTGCAGCTCAAGCTGGCCGCCGAGCTGACCGACCCCGTGGTCGACATCACGTGGATGTGGTACGACAACGAAGAGGTCGACGCCGCGCTGAACGGCCTGAACCTGCTCGCACAGGCGCGCCCCGATCTCTTCGCCGCCGACTTCGCCATCCTCGGCGAGCCCTCGGACGGACGCGTCGAGGGCGGCTGCAACGGCACGCTGCGCGCCGTCGTGCGCGTGCGCGGCGTGCGGGCTCACAGCGCACGCTCGTGGATCGGCGAGAATGCGATCCACGCCGCGGCCCCGATCCTCTCGCGTCTCGCCGAGTATCGTGCGAGAGAGGTCGAGGTCGAGGGTCTGGGCTACCGCGAGGGGCTGAACGCCGTGAGCATCCGGGGAGGCGTCGCGGGCAACGTGATTCCCGACCTGTGCGAGGTCGACGTGAACTACCGCTTCGCGCCGAACAAGAGCGTCGCGGACGCCGAGGCGCACGTGCGCTCGGTGTTCGCAGGATTCGAGGTCGACATCGTCGACGCCGCCGGTGGCGCGCGACCCGGTCTCGATGCGCCGATCGCGCAGCAGTTCCTCTCGGCGGTCGGAGGCGAGGCCCATGCGAAGTACGGCTGGACCGACGTCGCGCGATTCTCGGCCATGGGGGTTCCCGCCGTGAACTACGGTCCCGGTGACCCGCACCTCGCGCACCACGACGAGGAGCGTGTGCCCGTCTCGCAGATCGAGGACGTCGAACGCGGGCTGCGCGCGTGGCTCAGCGCGTCCTGATCCGAGGACTTCGCGGCTGGCAGCGGATGCCGGTCGCCGGCCGCATCGCGGTCATCTACCTGCTCTCGCGATTGGTGACGACAGGGTTCTTCGCCCTGGCCGCCGCCGGATCGAGTGCGAGCTCGCGTTTCGGCGCCCAGCCCGACCTGGGCGACTACGTGCTCGGCTGGGATGCGCAGTGGTACTGGACCGTCGCCGTCTTCGGCTACCCCGCTGTGCTCCCGGTGAACGAAGCGGGGCAGGTGATCGAGAACGCCTGGGCGTTCATGCCGGTGTACGCGTACCTCGCGCGGTTCGTCGGTCTTGGCGACTGGGGTGCGGGGGCGCTGATCGTGTCGCTCGTCGCCGGTTTCCTCGCGTGCCTCGCCCTGCATCGGCTGCTGAGGCCGCGGATAGGCGCCTCTGCGGCACTGTGGGCTGTCGCGTTCTTCGCAAGCGGCCCCTTGGCGGCGCTGTTCCAGGTGGGGTACGCCGAGAGCCTGTTCGTGCTGCTGCTGCTGGTCGCCATCGACTTGGCATCCAGGCATCGCTACGGCTGGCTGTGCCTGGTGATCCCGGCGATGGGGTTCACCAGACCCGGGGTGCTGGCCTTCGCGCTGTTCCTCGGGCTGCACGGCATCTCCCGGTGGGTGGCGAGGCACCGGGATCCGCTGCCCCCATCCCACGTCGTGCACATCGTCGCGCTCGGAGGGCTGGCGACCGCAGTCGGCTTCTCCTGGCAGGTGATCGCCGCGGTCGTCACCGGCGATCCGGGGGCCTACCTCGAGACCGAGCTGTCGTGGCGCCGCAACTGGCTGGCAGAGCCCGGTGCTCATTTCATCCCGTTCGAGGGATTCGTGCGCGGCGCCGAGTTCTGGGCGACGCAGTGGGGGATGCCGGCCTGGGCGGGCTGGGTGATCCTGGCGGCGCTGGTGGTAGCCACGGGCCTCGCCCTGCTGCGCGCGCGCCCCGTGCGCAGGCTCGGTGCGGACATCCGGCTATGGGGCGCCAGCTACGTGCTGTACCTGCTCGCGGTGTTCTTCCCTCAGTCGAGCACGTTCCGCCTGCTGCTCCCGCTCACCCCCTTCACCGGGGCGCTGGCCGTGCCGCGCTCACGGGTGTACCGGTGGGGGATGCTGCTCGTGTGCCTGCTGCTGCAGTGGCTGTGGATCCTTGCGATGTACGGCTCGGCGCAGACCTACTGGCAGGTGCCGTGACCTCCCGATGACGCGCGGACGCCGAACCTGGGAGCCTA
It encodes:
- the dapE gene encoding succinyl-diaminopimelate desuccinylase: MALDLTASSLDLTRIICDIPSVSGGEALLADEIEAAVRAYPHLQVVRHGNTVVARTDLGRAQRVVIAGHIDTVPINANVPTRDVEIDGVPHLWGRGTVDMKAGVAVQLKLAAELTDPVVDITWMWYDNEEVDAALNGLNLLAQARPDLFAADFAILGEPSDGRVEGGCNGTLRAVVRVRGVRAHSARSWIGENAIHAAAPILSRLAEYRAREVEVEGLGYREGLNAVSIRGGVAGNVIPDLCEVDVNYRFAPNKSVADAEAHVRSVFAGFEVDIVDAAGGARPGLDAPIAQQFLSAVGGEAHAKYGWTDVARFSAMGVPAVNYGPGDPHLAHHDEERVPVSQIEDVERGLRAWLSAS